The following proteins are encoded in a genomic region of Amycolatopsis sulphurea:
- a CDS encoding BTAD domain-containing putative transcriptional regulator — protein sequence MPGDGHSGLRVNVLGPLRAWRGAVEITLGPARQRAIFAMLATATGRSVPRPELIAGVWGDSPPASVEGSVHTYISGLRRALEPERTRWAASTVLVSEAAGYSLDLTPEALDEAVFQRHRERAQQDAAAGAHERAVAGFDAALLLWHGEALSGVPGEFAERHRERLAELRLSTVEQRARSVLELGGHQDLIAELAVLTSDHPLRESLRESLMLALYRSGRHSDALDVFREARSTLRAELGVEPGPQLRELHQRVLAEDPSLNLPERPKPAPPIAPVPRARRAESDPLLGRAEEVAQLRGLLTQVREGRGRAVWIEGDAGIGKSELLAMAFDEPDVAGLQLAWVAAEELSTRFPLQVMLECLAIDPLSPDPRRARVAHELGGEPAPRTWGTGDPVLGAVDRLLSLVDELCAQTPLVLVVDDLQWADESSLLVWHRLCAATRQLPLLLVAATRSAPDRPEVAQLRHGVEARGGLVLDLSPLDGTDVARLVARLVGAEPGPGLRELAARAAGNPLYVREMMDVLVRAGAVVLAGDRAEVDDPAEFEVPHSLLAAVDRRLDFLPAETQDVLCWGALLGMEFAVGDIAAVLDRRPSDLLGPLEEAVSGNVLIDTGTHLAFRHPLLRQALYNRLLTGTRAALHRQAAEALARIDAPVKRVAEQLAAAHSTVDEWALDWLVTNQAAVSNRAPLIAVELLERALDSCAEDDPRREALLVALVKVLFRLERAPEELALQALAVAGDPENAEEMRHVLAAMRFRRGEVRLAVETLGEASADPRVPELWRVRHRHLLANFRRGGLDDLERAEASAHRARAEADGDPYLTAHALQTLWLVDSVRRHHASALAHIDQAVAVVGDEHELADLRLDLLDNRVFTLQNLDRLEDADHTLREAGEIALRHSLPVGLQVSVAVHRYWEGRWDEALVELDTVTEDGPAITYYGLREPGAAALLLHGVASLIAARRGDRTQAVAHLDAAEAYAPATGAERESFDFLMAAHGLVAFQRGEREKALSVLEPILNPTYAQMMLRHQWLPFFVQVALATGDRTRAERALAVCEEESAKEIDHARAFAATQWCRGLIDGDPLPVLKSAEHFRAVGRKPELASALEDASVLLAQAGDLDAAHHAFDEAAELYTELSAHWNMEHAEARLRPLGVRQGARFIPVRPGHGWDSLSPLEVRIATLVAAGRSNPDIATELSLPRRTVQAHVARLLGKLEAPSRTELASTLARRTG from the coding sequence ATGCCAGGGGACGGGCACAGCGGGCTGCGAGTGAACGTGCTCGGTCCGCTGCGAGCTTGGCGCGGCGCGGTCGAGATCACTCTCGGGCCGGCCCGTCAGCGTGCCATTTTCGCCATGCTCGCGACCGCCACCGGGCGCAGTGTGCCCCGGCCCGAGCTGATCGCCGGGGTGTGGGGTGATTCGCCGCCGGCCAGTGTCGAAGGCAGTGTGCACACCTACATCTCCGGCTTGCGCCGCGCGCTGGAGCCGGAGCGCACCCGCTGGGCCGCCTCGACCGTGCTGGTGTCGGAGGCCGCGGGCTATTCGCTCGACCTCACGCCGGAGGCGCTGGACGAAGCAGTGTTCCAGCGGCACCGCGAACGCGCGCAGCAGGACGCCGCGGCCGGTGCCCACGAACGCGCGGTGGCCGGGTTCGATGCCGCGCTCCTGCTGTGGCACGGCGAAGCGCTGTCCGGCGTCCCCGGCGAGTTCGCCGAGCGGCATCGCGAGCGCCTGGCGGAGCTGCGGCTGAGCACCGTCGAGCAGCGTGCGCGGAGTGTGCTGGAGCTGGGCGGGCACCAAGACCTGATCGCGGAGCTGGCGGTGCTCACCAGCGACCATCCGCTGCGTGAATCCTTGCGCGAGTCGCTGATGCTCGCGCTCTACCGCAGCGGCCGGCATTCCGACGCGCTGGACGTGTTCCGCGAAGCGCGCAGCACGTTGCGCGCCGAACTAGGGGTGGAACCCGGGCCACAGCTGCGCGAGCTGCACCAGCGGGTGCTCGCCGAGGATCCGTCGCTGAACCTGCCCGAGCGCCCGAAGCCGGCGCCGCCGATCGCACCCGTGCCGCGGGCCCGGCGTGCCGAAAGCGATCCGCTGCTCGGCAGGGCGGAGGAGGTCGCGCAGCTACGGGGGCTGCTCACACAGGTCCGGGAGGGCCGCGGCCGGGCGGTGTGGATCGAGGGCGACGCGGGCATCGGCAAATCGGAGCTGCTCGCGATGGCCTTCGACGAACCGGACGTGGCCGGCCTGCAGCTGGCCTGGGTCGCCGCGGAGGAGCTGAGCACCCGATTTCCGTTGCAGGTCATGCTGGAATGCCTGGCGATCGACCCGCTCTCCCCGGATCCGCGGCGCGCCCGGGTGGCCCACGAACTCGGCGGCGAGCCGGCCCCGCGCACCTGGGGCACCGGCGATCCGGTGCTCGGCGCGGTGGACCGGCTGCTGTCGCTGGTGGACGAGCTGTGCGCGCAGACTCCGCTGGTGCTGGTGGTCGACGATCTGCAGTGGGCCGACGAATCGAGCCTGCTGGTCTGGCATCGGCTGTGCGCGGCCACCCGGCAGCTGCCGCTGCTGCTGGTCGCGGCCACGCGGTCCGCGCCGGACCGCCCGGAGGTGGCCCAGCTGCGTCACGGCGTCGAGGCGCGGGGCGGGCTGGTGCTGGACCTCAGCCCGCTCGACGGCACGGACGTGGCCCGGCTGGTCGCCCGGCTGGTCGGGGCCGAGCCCGGGCCGGGGTTGCGCGAGCTGGCCGCGCGAGCCGCCGGGAATCCCTTGTACGTCAGGGAAATGATGGACGTGCTGGTTCGCGCGGGGGCGGTCGTGCTGGCCGGGGACCGGGCCGAGGTGGACGATCCGGCCGAGTTCGAGGTGCCGCATTCCCTGCTGGCCGCGGTGGACCGGCGGCTGGACTTCCTGCCGGCCGAGACGCAGGACGTGCTGTGCTGGGGTGCCCTGCTCGGCATGGAGTTCGCGGTCGGCGACATCGCCGCGGTCCTCGACCGGCGGCCCTCGGACCTGCTCGGCCCGCTCGAAGAGGCGGTGTCCGGGAACGTCCTGATCGACACCGGTACCCACCTGGCGTTCCGGCATCCGCTGCTGCGCCAGGCGTTGTACAACCGGCTGCTCACGGGCACCCGTGCGGCGCTGCACCGGCAGGCGGCCGAGGCACTGGCCCGGATCGACGCCCCGGTGAAGCGGGTGGCCGAGCAGCTCGCCGCCGCACACTCCACTGTGGACGAATGGGCGCTGGACTGGCTGGTGACCAACCAGGCGGCGGTGTCCAACCGGGCCCCGCTGATCGCGGTGGAGCTGCTGGAGCGGGCACTGGACTCCTGCGCCGAGGACGATCCGCGCCGGGAAGCGCTGCTGGTGGCGCTGGTGAAGGTGCTGTTCCGGCTCGAACGCGCGCCGGAGGAGCTGGCGCTGCAGGCGCTCGCGGTGGCCGGGGACCCGGAGAACGCCGAGGAGATGCGGCACGTGCTGGCCGCCATGCGGTTCCGCCGCGGCGAGGTCCGGCTGGCCGTGGAGACGCTCGGCGAGGCCTCGGCCGACCCCCGGGTGCCGGAGCTGTGGCGGGTCCGGCACCGCCACCTGCTGGCGAACTTCCGCCGCGGCGGGCTCGACGATCTCGAACGCGCGGAGGCCAGCGCGCACCGGGCGCGGGCCGAGGCGGACGGCGACCCCTACCTCACCGCACACGCGCTGCAGACGCTGTGGCTGGTCGATTCGGTGCGACGGCACCACGCGAGCGCGCTGGCACACATCGACCAGGCTGTCGCCGTGGTCGGGGACGAGCACGAGCTGGCGGATCTGCGCCTGGATCTGCTCGACAACCGCGTGTTCACCCTGCAGAACCTCGATCGGCTGGAAGACGCCGACCACACCCTGCGCGAGGCAGGCGAGATCGCGCTGCGGCATTCGCTGCCGGTCGGCCTGCAGGTCTCGGTGGCGGTGCACCGCTATTGGGAAGGCCGCTGGGACGAAGCGCTGGTGGAGCTGGACACCGTCACCGAGGACGGTCCGGCGATCACCTACTACGGCCTGCGCGAGCCGGGGGCCGCGGCGTTGCTGCTGCACGGGGTCGCCTCGCTGATCGCGGCGCGCCGTGGTGACCGCACCCAGGCCGTCGCGCACCTCGACGCAGCCGAAGCGTACGCACCCGCCACCGGCGCCGAACGGGAGAGTTTCGACTTCCTGATGGCCGCGCACGGGCTCGTCGCGTTCCAGCGGGGCGAGCGGGAGAAGGCGCTCTCGGTCCTCGAACCGATCCTGAATCCCACTTACGCACAGATGATGTTGCGGCATCAGTGGTTGCCGTTCTTCGTGCAGGTGGCCTTGGCGACCGGGGACCGTACCCGCGCCGAACGCGCGCTGGCCGTGTGCGAGGAGGAGTCCGCGAAGGAGATCGATCACGCGCGGGCCTTCGCCGCCACCCAGTGGTGCCGCGGCCTGATCGACGGCGATCCGCTGCCGGTACTGAAGTCCGCCGAGCACTTCCGTGCGGTGGGCCGGAAACCCGAGCTGGCGAGCGCACTGGAAGACGCCTCGGTACTGCTCGCCCAGGCCGGTGACCTGGACGCGGCGCATCACGCGTTCGACGAGGCGGCGGAGCTGTACACGGAGCTGTCCGCGCACTGGAACATGGAGCACGCGGAAGCCCGCCTGCGCCCGCTCGGCGTCCGGCAGGGTGCGCGGTTCATCCCGGTCCGGCCGGGACACGGCTGGGATTCGCTGTCCCCCTTGGAAGTCCGCATCGCCACACTGGTCGCCGCCGGACGGTCCAATCCGGACATCGCCACTGAGCTGTCCCTGCCGCGGCGGACCGTGCAGGCCCACGTCGCGCGGCTGCTCGGCAAGCTGGAAGCACCGTCCCGCACCGAGCTGGCGTCCACGCTGGCCCGCCGTACGGGGTGA
- a CDS encoding arylsulfatase produces MPEFPAERHLLPRPDHVAPVATALSVHDQSAPFRAIGPVEPPRGAPNVVVVLVDDLGYGTASAFGGPCRMPTADRLADNGLRYTRFHVTALCSPTRQALMTGRNHHSVGMGGTTEMATAAPGYNGFRPRSAATIAQLLQGNGYSTAAFGKWHQTPPREISAVGPFDRWPTGEGFDTFYGFLGAEMNHWYPQLYQGTTPIEPDRRPEDGYHLSEDLVDHAIDWVRTQRTLTPERPFFTYLALGAGHAPLHVGQEWQEKYRGRFDHGWDEQRERTLARQKHIGVVAEDAELARWADGVPHWDELSDNQRRLATRFMETFAGFVEHADTQVGRFTDALAELGVLDDTLFLYILGDNGASGEGGIEGTIVEHRLGHGVVDDPDEMIGHLDEIGGPHSYPIAPAGWALALNTPFQWTKQVASHLGGIRDGMIVHWPARIAERGGLRHQFSHVIDILPTIAECAGIPLPHSVDGVVQQPVEGSSFAATFARADAPEYHHTQYFEMCGNRGIYHEGWMAVTRHGVPWEMVPTRDRHFRDDVWELYDLTTDWSQARDLAARHPEKLADLRDRFLIEAAKHQVFPLDDRVTERENPAVAGRIDLLGGRSSVTYHGGMRRCTEETTPNVKNRSHSVVAEIEVPAGGAEGVLIAQGGRFGGWSLYVVDGCPSYVYNYFGMSRYTVRGSDPLPAGRHEIRAEFDYDGGGLGMGATVTLAVDGTKQASGRVERTIPYYFSFDETLNVGVDLGTPVTEDYPVIDNEFTGTVHMVRIDLAPAAEEPDAAGRHRRVLTSQ; encoded by the coding sequence ATGCCGGAGTTCCCTGCCGAACGACACCTCCTGCCCCGGCCGGACCACGTGGCACCCGTCGCGACCGCGTTGAGCGTGCACGACCAGTCCGCGCCGTTCCGGGCGATCGGGCCGGTGGAGCCGCCGCGGGGTGCCCCGAACGTGGTGGTCGTGCTGGTCGACGACCTCGGCTACGGGACGGCCAGCGCGTTCGGCGGACCGTGCCGGATGCCGACCGCGGATCGCTTGGCGGACAACGGGCTTCGCTACACCCGGTTCCATGTCACGGCACTCTGCTCGCCGACCCGGCAGGCGCTGATGACCGGCCGGAACCACCATTCGGTCGGGATGGGCGGGACCACCGAGATGGCCACCGCCGCGCCCGGGTACAACGGGTTCCGGCCGCGCAGCGCCGCCACGATCGCCCAGCTGCTGCAGGGAAACGGCTACAGCACCGCGGCGTTCGGCAAATGGCACCAGACGCCGCCGCGCGAGATCAGCGCGGTCGGGCCGTTCGATCGGTGGCCCACCGGTGAAGGCTTCGACACGTTCTACGGTTTCCTGGGCGCGGAGATGAACCACTGGTACCCGCAGCTGTACCAGGGCACCACGCCGATCGAGCCGGACCGCCGTCCCGAAGACGGCTACCACCTGTCCGAGGATCTCGTCGACCACGCCATCGACTGGGTGCGCACGCAGCGCACGCTGACCCCGGAACGGCCGTTCTTCACCTACCTCGCGCTCGGTGCCGGACATGCGCCGCTGCACGTCGGCCAGGAGTGGCAGGAGAAGTACCGCGGCCGGTTCGACCACGGCTGGGACGAACAACGCGAGCGGACTTTGGCGCGGCAGAAGCACATCGGCGTGGTCGCCGAGGACGCGGAGCTGGCCCGCTGGGCCGACGGGGTGCCGCACTGGGACGAGCTGAGCGACAACCAGCGCCGGCTCGCGACGCGGTTCATGGAGACCTTCGCCGGTTTCGTCGAGCACGCGGACACCCAGGTCGGCCGGTTCACCGACGCGCTGGCGGAGCTGGGCGTGCTGGACGACACGCTGTTCCTCTACATCCTCGGCGACAACGGCGCCTCCGGCGAGGGCGGCATCGAGGGGACGATCGTCGAGCACCGGCTCGGGCACGGCGTCGTCGACGATCCGGACGAGATGATCGGTCACCTCGACGAGATCGGCGGGCCGCACAGCTATCCGATCGCCCCCGCGGGGTGGGCGCTCGCGCTGAACACCCCGTTCCAGTGGACCAAACAGGTCGCCTCGCACCTCGGCGGCATCCGGGACGGGATGATCGTGCACTGGCCCGCGCGCATCGCCGAGCGCGGCGGCCTGCGCCACCAGTTCAGCCACGTGATCGACATCCTGCCGACGATCGCCGAATGCGCCGGGATCCCGTTGCCGCACAGCGTCGACGGAGTGGTGCAGCAGCCGGTCGAAGGCAGCAGTTTCGCGGCGACCTTCGCCCGCGCGGACGCGCCGGAGTACCACCACACGCAGTACTTCGAGATGTGCGGCAACCGCGGGATCTACCATGAGGGCTGGATGGCGGTCACCCGGCACGGCGTGCCGTGGGAGATGGTGCCCACCCGCGACCGGCATTTCCGGGACGACGTCTGGGAACTCTACGATCTGACCACCGACTGGAGCCAGGCCCGTGACCTCGCCGCGCGCCATCCGGAGAAGCTGGCGGATCTGCGGGACCGGTTCCTCATCGAAGCTGCGAAACACCAGGTGTTCCCGCTCGACGACCGGGTCACCGAGCGCGAGAACCCGGCCGTGGCCGGGCGGATCGATCTGCTCGGCGGTCGCTCCTCGGTGACCTACCACGGCGGGATGCGACGCTGCACCGAGGAGACCACGCCGAACGTGAAGAACCGCTCGCACAGCGTCGTGGCCGAGATCGAGGTCCCCGCCGGCGGTGCCGAAGGCGTGCTGATCGCCCAGGGTGGCCGGTTCGGCGGGTGGTCCCTGTACGTCGTGGACGGTTGTCCATCCTATGTGTACAACTACTTCGGCATGTCCAGGTACACCGTGCGGGGCTCGGACCCGCTACCGGCGGGGCGGCACGAGATCCGTGCCGAATTCGACTACGACGGCGGAGGTCTCGGCATGGGCGCCACGGTGACACTCGCCGTCGACGGCACAAAACAGGCCTCCGGACGGGTCGAGCGCACCATCCCGTACTACTTCTCGTTCGACGAGACGCTCAACGTCGGAGTCGATCTCGGCACTCCGGTAACGGAGGATTATCCGGTGATCGACAACGAGTTCACCGGCACCGTCCACATGGTACGCATCGATCTCGCACCGGCCGCCGAGGAGCCGGACGCGGCAGGCCGGCATCGCCGGGTATTGACGTCGCAGTAG
- a CDS encoding alpha/beta hydrolase: MVSLADLRAWNPGALNEICSVLQARTQILVHEGDDYGKTLPVEGWSGPAADDATAQHRSLMHGLDTIAAGAAILGKTIGQASDAITGVQHALTNAEELARKYGFQITDNGGVADTFAGKQAPPDLHPEDRARTHTQLVDEVAQILRTANDIDNDLASVLDRAAAGQFGTGDESTVTAAAADGMKDPGLTLPEPPPNATPAHNAAWWATLSDAGRNILIRDRPGSIGAMNGLPATDRDRANRIVLDRDYQDLHHQRDDIRHRLDGMKRSDPQQQEEYQALEKQLDALNGKIAGMDQIKTRLDQALPGQPPTYLLGINPANSGQAIVAIGNPDTAANVATYVPGTTAGLNDGMATDIGRSDSMAAKAAQLGSPSTSVITWVGYDAPQSIIPDAIDTSFADKAEPSLRNFQDGLGAAHHGAMNMTVIGHSYGTTVVGQTARDLGLPANNVVMVASPGVGVEHANQLHLDGMPQDQVGQHIYSTKAPTDPIPIMSNFDTPMADGIDPLGPDPTTGWFGGQRFDSAPSAPWTSHSDYWNKDSPSLDAMGKIIAGSKP; encoded by the coding sequence ATGGTGTCGCTGGCTGATCTCCGGGCCTGGAACCCCGGCGCGCTGAATGAGATCTGCTCGGTCCTGCAGGCCCGGACGCAGATCTTGGTCCATGAGGGCGACGACTACGGCAAAACCCTGCCGGTCGAGGGGTGGAGCGGTCCGGCCGCCGACGACGCGACCGCTCAGCACCGATCGCTGATGCACGGGTTGGACACCATTGCCGCCGGTGCCGCCATTCTGGGCAAGACCATCGGGCAGGCCTCCGACGCGATCACCGGTGTTCAGCACGCCCTGACCAACGCCGAAGAACTGGCCCGCAAGTACGGGTTCCAGATCACCGACAACGGTGGTGTCGCCGATACCTTCGCGGGCAAGCAAGCGCCGCCCGATCTGCACCCGGAGGACCGGGCGCGAACGCATACTCAATTGGTGGACGAGGTCGCACAGATCCTGCGCACCGCCAACGATATCGACAACGACCTAGCCTCGGTGCTGGACCGGGCGGCGGCGGGCCAATTCGGCACCGGTGACGAATCCACCGTCACCGCCGCCGCAGCGGACGGGATGAAGGATCCCGGCCTGACCCTGCCGGAACCACCACCCAACGCGACCCCGGCCCACAACGCCGCGTGGTGGGCCACCCTGTCCGACGCGGGCCGGAACATTCTCATCCGTGACCGGCCGGGCTCGATCGGCGCCATGAACGGACTACCCGCCACCGACCGCGACCGCGCAAACCGGATCGTGCTTGACCGTGACTATCAAGATCTGCACCATCAGCGGGATGATATCCGGCACCGGTTGGACGGGATGAAACGCAGCGACCCACAACAGCAAGAAGAATATCAAGCCCTGGAAAAACAATTGGATGCGTTAAACGGCAAGATTGCCGGAATGGACCAGATCAAAACCCGACTGGACCAAGCACTACCCGGCCAGCCGCCCACGTACCTGCTCGGTATCAACCCCGCGAACTCTGGGCAAGCCATCGTCGCGATCGGCAACCCTGACACCGCCGCCAACGTCGCCACCTACGTCCCCGGCACCACCGCCGGACTCAACGACGGCATGGCCACTGACATTGGTCGCTCAGATTCGATGGCAGCCAAAGCCGCGCAGTTGGGTTCGCCTTCGACGTCGGTAATTACCTGGGTGGGGTATGACGCACCGCAAAGCATCATTCCGGACGCGATCGATACCAGTTTTGCAGACAAAGCAGAACCTTCCCTCCGGAACTTTCAGGACGGACTCGGGGCCGCACACCACGGGGCAATGAACATGACTGTTATAGGACACAGCTACGGCACCACCGTCGTGGGACAAACAGCACGTGACCTCGGTTTGCCTGCCAACAACGTCGTCATGGTCGCCAGCCCAGGAGTCGGTGTCGAGCACGCTAATCAATTACACCTAGACGGAATGCCGCAAGACCAAGTCGGGCAACACATCTACTCCACCAAAGCACCCACCGACCCCATCCCGATCATGTCGAACTTCGACACCCCAATGGCAGACGGAATCGACCCGCTCGGCCCCGACCCCACCACCGGATGGTTCGGCGGACAACGATTTGATTCCGCGCCATCAGCCCCTTGGACCTCTCACAGCGACTATTGGAACAAAGACTCTCCCTCGCTTGACGCTATGGGTAAGATTATCGCTGGAAGTAAACCATGA
- a CDS encoding LysR family transcriptional regulator, which translates to MERRQIEYFLAVVEHGGFTHAARALHVAQPSLSHAVRALERELGGSLFHRLPHGAVLTSAGSALVGPAQQIVRDLRVAGSSVREVLGLGGGTLDIVAQTTLSVQPLAPLLGRFRVRHPRVRARVLAPESYTEVITKVRHGESEVGLVESDAEIHGLATARLPDQEILAVLPAGTTEADRLPRRELAELDLVSTPPGTTTRRIVEDTLAGLDVEPRIVVETQHRTMIVPLVLAGAGAALLPRAMAEEAGRQGAVLVPLEPAAILSGRLLWRPGPLSPAAAAFLALARAELGT; encoded by the coding sequence ATGGAGCGGCGGCAGATCGAGTACTTCCTCGCGGTGGTCGAACACGGTGGTTTCACCCATGCCGCACGGGCATTGCACGTGGCGCAGCCTTCGCTCTCCCATGCGGTACGCGCTCTCGAACGCGAACTCGGCGGCTCCCTGTTCCACCGGCTGCCGCACGGCGCCGTGCTCACCTCCGCGGGTTCGGCGCTGGTCGGCCCGGCGCAGCAGATCGTCCGGGATCTGCGGGTGGCCGGTTCGTCGGTGCGCGAGGTGCTCGGGCTCGGCGGCGGCACGCTGGACATCGTCGCGCAGACCACGTTGTCCGTCCAGCCGCTGGCCCCGTTGCTCGGCCGGTTCCGTGTGCGGCATCCGCGGGTCCGGGCGCGGGTGCTGGCCCCGGAGAGCTACACCGAGGTGATCACCAAGGTCCGGCACGGGGAGAGCGAGGTCGGGCTCGTGGAGTCCGATGCGGAGATCCACGGGCTGGCCACCGCGCGGCTGCCGGACCAGGAGATCCTCGCCGTCCTGCCGGCCGGCACCACCGAGGCCGACCGGCTGCCGCGGCGCGAGCTGGCCGAGCTGGACCTGGTGTCCACCCCGCCCGGCACGACCACCCGGCGGATCGTCGAGGACACCCTGGCCGGATTGGACGTCGAACCGCGGATCGTGGTGGAGACCCAGCATCGCACCATGATCGTGCCGCTGGTGCTGGCCGGGGCCGGAGCCGCGCTGCTGCCGCGGGCGATGGCCGAGGAAGCCGGCCGCCAGGGCGCGGTGCTGGTGCCGCTGGAACCCGCGGCCATCCTGTCCGGACGGCTGCTCTGGCGACCGGGCCCGCTCTCCCCCGCCGCCGCGGCCTTCCTCGCGCTCGCCCGGGCTGAGCTGGGGACATAG